GCAGGAACTCCCAGGCCCCGCCCAGATCGCTGAACGGTCCGTCTACCAGGGCCATCTGAATTTCGGTAGGCGCGTTGAGGCGGTTGCGGGTTGTTAGTCGATGACGCACCCCGGACTTGGCTACGTCGATGGACGCAACGATCTGCAAGTCGCTTTCCTCGTGAATTTCCGTACCCGCACACCAGGGGAGGAAATCCGGGTATCGCTTGATGTCGTTGACCAGATCGTACATTTGCTCTGCGGAGTGCCAGACCAAAGCTGACTTTTCGATGACGTGGGCCATGCGGAAGTAAGTGCAACCTGCAAATTGGGAAATGGGACAGCCGGTACGCCGGCAAAATCAGACGCTATGATAAAGCATATCGTCCCCGGATGGGTCGCCATCGTGCTCGACCTCGCCCGGATTGGCCTGACGGGAAGAACCCGATTCTTCCGGTCCGGGAACTACCTGTTCCGGGCTAAGCTCCTCCGAGGCTGAGTTGTCAGACTGCCCCGGACCAGGCGCCCCTTGGGGAACTTCGATTTCGGGCGCGGGATCAGCTTCAGGTGCC
The window above is part of the Marinobacter nanhaiticus D15-8W genome. Proteins encoded here:
- a CDS encoding type II toxin-antitoxin system RatA family toxin; this translates as MAHVIEKSALVWHSAEQMYDLVNDIKRYPDFLPWCAGTEIHEESDLQIVASIDVAKSGVRHRLTTRNRLNAPTEIQMALVDGPFSDLGGAWEFLPLDEGACKVILRLHFEFSGSLARMTFGRVFSHAANTMVDAFCQRAHVVYGGRA